DNA sequence from the Runella rosea genome:
TCGGCAACTATCCCGCCATGCGTCGAGGATTATTGAAGGAATTGTTTATTTGTACCCGAAATGGTTTTATGAATTCAGGATTCTCTAAAATATTACCTAGTATCTCAATTTCTTTTTCATGCAAACTTCTAACCGGGCCTTCTAAATGAAGTTTATTGTCTTTGACGGTATAAAAATGATAGGCTTTAGAAAACTGATTCCAAAGAATGACGCAAGGTTGCCCGTTAAAGTTGACAATATCTGCTTCGAAAAGATTTTCACCGTTTTTGTCACTAAAGCCAATATACTGTAATTCGATAAACCGTTTTGATTTCGAATTGGACTGAAAGGCGGAGCCGTCTGGTAAGATAAGTTTCAAGCCTTCGTCAATATGAAGTTGCACAGGCAATCCATCAAGTGTAAGCTTAACGGGCGACAGATGCATTCTTTTTCCATCCCATACCTTAAATACATTTCGTTTGTTAGGTAGCCAATCCATCGTATTGTTGTTTTAAATTTTGAACTTAAAGCACTTCGGACGACTGTACCCAAAACCGTATCGCTAAAGATTTGAGCTTGTGCATCAGACAATTATTTTTGATACTTATTGTTGCAAATATATGATACAATATGTATCATATACAAGTATTTACTATGCTTTTTTTGGGATATTTTTTTGTGTACCAATTAATAGGATACTATTTGGGTATTCATCCAACCATTTGTACATTTGTCACGTAACCATTTGTATCATGTACGTATCTTCAAACTTAGTTTTCCTCAGGAACAAAGAACATAAAAGTCAGAATGATATCGCCGATGCAGTAC
Encoded proteins:
- a CDS encoding YopX family protein; its protein translation is MDWLPNKRNVFKVWDGKRMHLSPVKLTLDGLPVQLHIDEGLKLILPDGSAFQSNSKSKRFIELQYIGFSDKNGENLFEADIVNFNGQPCVILWNQFSKAYHFYTVKDNKLHLEGPVRSLHEKEIEILGNILENPEFIKPFRVQINNSFNNPRRMAG